The proteins below come from a single Rosa rugosa chromosome 2, drRosRugo1.1, whole genome shotgun sequence genomic window:
- the LOC133730467 gene encoding uncharacterized protein LOC133730467: protein MILEESNKINSESIESGNGWTDCVFETTNQFITSEVFKSRNELVNWTREEGRKCGIVVVIRRRSVIEVVVQRGVVAHFALKGKNVGPRDEWIVEVVNGMHNHHAAKYPEGHSYMGQLTKEENNLLVNISKNLVNPKEILYTLKKNDPLNSSTMKTIYNARHIQRVIEKAGMSEMQILLNNLEKYNYVEWHRSYGTENIVSDLFWTHLDSVVVSYTYKS from the exons ATGATTTTGGAGGAGTCAAATAAG ATTAATTCTGAGTCTATTGAAAGTGGCAATGGTTGGACTGACTGTGTTTTCGAAACAACAAATCAATTTATAACTAGTGAG GTATTCAAAAGTCGGAATGAATTAGTTAACTGGACTCGTGAAGAAGGAAGAAAGTGTGGAATAGTAGTTGTAATCAGGAG AAGAAGTGTGATAGAAGTGGTGGTACAAAGAGGTGTGGTTGCCCATTTCGCCTTGAAGGGCAAAAATGTTGGTCCTAGGGATGAGTGGATCGTTGAGGTTGTAAATGGGATGCATAACCATCATGCTGCAAAGTATCCTGAAGGGCATTCCTATATGGGGCAATTAACCAAGGAAGAAAATAATTTGTTGGTTAATATTTCAAAGAACCTGGTAAATCCAAAAGAAATATTATACACTTTAAAGAAAAATGACCCACTCAATTCAAGCACTATGAAGACAATCTACAATGCTCGACATATTCAAAGGGTGATTGAAAAAGCTGGTATGTCAGAGATGCAAATACTGCTAAACAATTTGGAGAAATACAATTATGTGGAATGGCATAGGAGTTACGGCACAGAGAACATTGTGAGTGACTTGTTCTGGACTCATCTTGATAGTGTAGTAGTGAGTTACACTTATAAATCATGA